One window of the Anas acuta chromosome 12, bAnaAcu1.1, whole genome shotgun sequence genome contains the following:
- the SLC51B gene encoding organic solute transporter subunit beta produces MKILWIIPFFLLQDTEAFLMKNAKLKLCLQASLADESLQLENCDPKSDLQQWSWQGDSLKNQGTQSCLSVLGDSGVQTSPCDNTASTGWDCSNSLLSPLGSSQSYLVASRKGVSLDNVRGLKAQWWQDVTEGNVCKEKAARAVQDSYFYAALTSTQVYDHTAYNSTLVAGMDPEELNNLLWFFRTEDPSSWNYSVLALSFVATILGLVLLGINITRNRKRKIHMYKEAVQAAQQAELEAKQALIPVQEYSPGSPQPREPALQEERAGEVLVQWKDGTVTTLYKESSEDAM; encoded by the exons ATGAAGATACTCTGGATAATCCCCTTTTTCCTGCTGCAAG ACACGGAAGCTTTTCTGATGAAGAATGCCAAACTCAAGCTGTGTTTACAAGCCAGCCTGGCGGACGAGAGTTTACAGCTGGAGAACTGTGACCCAAAGTCAGATTTGCAGCAGTGGTCTTGGCAGGGTGATTCCTTGAAGAATCAGGGCACGCAGAGCTGCCTCTCTGTGCTGGGGGACAGCGGGGTGCAGACAAGCCCCTGTGACAACACAGCTTCCACGGGCTGGGACTGCTCCAACTCATTGCTCTCCCCTctgggcagcagccagagctACCTGGTGGCGAGCAGGAAAGGAGTTAGCCTCGATAACGTGCGAGGCCTCAAGGCTCAGTGGTGGCAAGATGTCACGGAGGGGAACGTCTGCAAGGAGAAAGCAG CCAGGGCAGTGCAGGACAGCTACTTCTACGCAGCCCTCACCAGCACGCAGGTGTACGACCACACAGCGTATAACTCCACCCTGGTGGCGGGTATGGATCCAGAAGAGCTGAACAATCTGCTGTGGTTCTTCCGCACAGAAGACC CATCATCGTGGAATTACTCCGTCCTCGCGCTTTCCTTCGTGGCCACGATTTTGGGTCTTGTCCTCCTGGGCATTAACATTACACGAAACAG gaagaggaagatCCACATGTACAAAgaagcagtgcaagctgcccagCAAGCCGAGCTGGAAGCCAAGCAGGCCCTGATACCCGTGCAGGAGTACAGCCCAGGCAGCCCGCAGCCACGGGAGCCGgcgctgcaggaggagagggcaggggaggTGCTGGTTCAGTGGAAGGACGGGACGGTCACCACGCTGTACAAGGAGAGCTCAGAGGATGCCATGTAA